The genomic DNA GAGGAAGGCGGTCGCGGGCTTCACGACGAGCTGCGCCGGGTCGCCGATGGTCGCGCCGGGCTTGAAGAGGAGGTCCACGACGTTGTCCTCGTGCGTGAGCGCGGAGACCTCGGCGCCGTAGTAGTATTGGAGGTCGTCCCACGTCCAGCCGTCGCCGAGGGGCGGACCGCGGAAGTAACTCTCGTCACCCACGAGGTCGCCGGCGAGGCGCTTGATCCCCGCGGCGGCGAGGGCGTTGATGAGTGGTTCGAGCGACTTCGAGTCATCGCCGCCGTTGAAGCGCGACGCCATCGAGGGGTCGCCGCGTCCGAAGATGACGAGGTCACCCGCGATCGTGCCGTTCGCATCCGGGCGCGACGCGGCGAAGCACGAGGTGCGGATGCGGCAGTCCGGGCCGAGCCGGTCAAGCGCGAGCGCGCCGGAGTAGAGCTTGGCGTTGCTGGCGGGCTTGAGCAGCTTGTGGGCGTCGCGCTCGAACAGGACTTTGCCGGAGTCGAGCGAGACGACCTTGATGCCGAGCGAGGCGGCGGCGAAGCGCGGTTCGGTCACGTGGGCGGCGAGTCGCCGCTGGAGCACCTCAAGCGAGTCGGGCGCGCGGAGGGCCGGGGCTTGCGGCTGCTGCGCGGCGCCGGCGAACACGGTGAGGCTCAAGAAGAGCAGGGCGGGTGAGGCGTTCATGCAGCGTGGCGATTTAGCCACGGCAGGCAGCGGCGTGTCGAGGCTGTGAGGGCTCGTGCGTAAGAATCTTTTTGCCAAGGGAGCACTGCGACTTGAGGATTGCGGTGTGGAAGTCATCGGCCCTCCGGACATTCATCATCTGAACGCTGCGGCTGGCTGGCTCGGCCTGGGCGCGCCCGCGGATGCCGCGGAGGAACTCGACCGCATCCACCCGGGGTTGCAGGGTCATCCCGACGTGCTGGCGGTGCGCTGGCAGTTGTTCGCCACGCAGAAGCGGTGGGAGGAGGCGTTGCAGGTCGCGCGCAATCTCGTGGACGCAAGCCCGATGTCCTCGTGCGGCTGGGTGGACCAGAGTTTTGCCCTGCACGAGTTGCGGCGCACGGCGGAGGCGCGGGAGAAGCTGATGCTCGTCTCGGAGCGTTTTCACGATGTGCTCGTGATTCCTTACAACCTCGCGTGTTATTGCTGCCAGCTGGGAGATGAGTCGGAGGCGCGCGCGTGGTTGCACCGGGCGGTGCAGGTCGGCGGCCGCGACGAAGTGCGGACGATGGCGCTCGCGGACCCGGACCTGGAGCCACTATGGGGCTGGATCCGGAAGTGGTGACGGCGGCGGTTCGTCCTGCGTCGGGGCAACAGGTTCCGCAGCTTTTGGCTCTGCGTCCGCCGCCGGATCATCATGGGACTTTCGGCGCCATGCGGTGACGAACATGGCGTTGCCGCCGGTGTCCTTCGGCCAAAGCGTCCATCGCGGGGAGGGCGGGGCGATCTCGATGAAAGGGTTGGGCAACGGCAGCGGCTCGAACTCCGGGTGTGCCTGCTCGAACGCGTCGCATATGGCCTTGGTTTCGTCGCGCGTGATGGTGCACACCGCGTAGATGAGTTTGCCCCCGGGCTTCACCGTAGGGGCGGCGTGCCGGAGAAGCTTCGATTGCACGGCCGCCAGTTCGGCGACGTCGCCCGGTTTGCATGTCCAGCGCGCATGCGGATTCCGATGCCATGTGCCGAGGCCCGTGCAGGGCGCGTCGAGGAGCACGCCGTCGAATTGGGCCTTGGTAGGAAGCCTGGCGGAGCCGTCCCAAACTTCGGCGCGATAATTAAACGCCTGCGCGCGAGCGGCGCGCGTTTTCAGCGAGTCGAGACGCCAAGGCGCGCGATCGGAAGCCCAGATGAGCCCCTGATTCTGCATCAGGCTGGCGAGATGGAGGGTCTTCCCGCCTTCACCGGCGCAGGCGTCCCACCACGTCTCGCCGGGTTTGGGTTCACACATCACGCTCACGGCTTGGGAGGCGATGTCCTGGATTTCGAACTCCCCCGCCTCAAATTCCGGGCGGGCGTAGAGATCTTTGTTGCCGAAGTATTCCACCGCGTCCGGCAACGCCCGGATGCGCGCGGACTTGGCGTCGATGAGTGTCTTGATGAGCCGGCGAGCCGTGCCCGCGCGCGCGCGGAGCCACAGGCGCGGTTCCCTCTGGATGGCGCGCAGCCAGTCCGGCCTGAATTCAACGTGAGCCGCGACCCACTTGGGCATCGCCTTCTTCGCGAGGACCTCGGCCGAAAAGAGGAACTGGTTGCGGGAAAACTTCTCTGCAAACTCAAGGGCAACCTCCACCCGCGCCTCGATGGGAGCCTCGCGAGGCAGGAATCCCTTCCAGCGATAATAGGCGAAGACGGCACGGCTGATGACGCGGCGGTCGCCCTTGGTGATGACCTTGTCGGCCTTCAAGGCCTCGCGCAGGACGCCGTCGGTGGGCCGATCCTGGGATGAGCCGCGGATGACGTCGGCCGCGAAGTTGACGAGAAAGGGTTCCATGACCGTGGGTCGCGTCGAATTGCAAACTCGCGCGAATCAACCCGCGCGCTTCCTGGCGATGGTGTGAGTCGAGTGGCCCCAAAACGCCTCGGCGGATTCCATCAGCGTCTCCGACAGCGTCGGGTGCGGATGCACGCAGCGGCCGAGGTCGCGAGCCGTGGCACCCATCTCAACGGCGAGGACGCCCTCGGCGATCAGTTCGCCCGCGCCGTGCCCGGCAATGCCGACGCCGAGCACCCGCTGGGTCTTCGGTTCGAGAATCAGTTTGGTCAAGCCATCGGGGCGATCCATCGCCTGCGCGCGACCGCTGGCACCCCACTGGAATCGGGTCACTTCGACCGCGATGCCGCGCTGCGCGGCCTCGGCTTCGGTCAGGCCGCACCACGCAACTTCCGGGTCCGTGAACACGACCGCCGGGATCACGGGTGCGCGAGTCGGAGCCGGGGGAGGACCGGTGAGGCATTCGACTGCGACTCGCGCTTCATGCGCGGCCTTGTGCGCGAGGAGGACGCCGCCCGCGGCGTCGCCGATGGCGAAGATGTTTGGGCTGGAAGTCCGCTGGCTGGCATCGACTGAGATGAACCGATTGGCGTCGGTCGTGACGCCCGCGGCTTCGAGTCCGATGTCATTCGTGTTTGGCGCCCGGCCGACCGCCACAAGCACGCGTTCGTAGCGTTCCTCGGTTGGCTTGCCGTCAAACTCCATTGCCACACGGATTGTGTCAGACTCCACCGTGAGTGATGTGACGCGCGCCTTGAGGCGCACTTCCTGGAGGTGCTTCCGTGCCCACGAGAGGACCAGCCGCGAGAGGTCGGCGTCCGCCCCGCCGAGAATGGAGCCGAGCGCCTCGGCGACCACGATGCGCGAGCCGAGCAGGGCGAACACGGTGGCCAGTTCCATGCCAATGTAACCGCCGCCGATCACCAGCAACCGCGCTGGAATGTCAGGGACTTCCAGGGCTTCAGTCGAAGTCATCACGCGCGGACTCCCAATGTCGAAAAGGGCGGGCAGCGCGGGCCGGGAACCGGTCGCGATGATCGCGTGTTGAAAGCGGACGGTCTGCTCGCCCGATGCCGTCTGGACGACGATTGTCTGCGAACCGGTGAATCGTCCCGTGCCGGTGACGACCTGCACGCCGCGAGCCTTCGCGAGTTGCGCAATGCCTGCGCCGAGCTTCGTCAGCACGGATTCCTTCCAGGCACGGAGCCGCACAAGGTCCACTTGCGGCGCGCCGAAATTGATCCCGCGATGAGCCGACTCGCGCGCCGTCGTGATGGCATGCGTGGCGTGGAGCAGCGCCTTGGACGGAATGCACCCGGCGTTGAGGCACACGCCGCCCAGGCGCGGCGAGGACTCCACGATCACGACGCGCCGTCCGAGGTCCGCCGCGTGGAATGCCGCGGCGTAACCT from Verrucomicrobiota bacterium includes the following:
- a CDS encoding tetratricopeptide repeat protein, producing the protein MEVIGPPDIHHLNAAAGWLGLGAPADAAEELDRIHPGLQGHPDVLAVRWQLFATQKRWEEALQVARNLVDASPMSSCGWVDQSFALHELRRTAEAREKLMLVSERFHDVLVIPYNLACYCCQLGDESEARAWLHRAVQVGGRDEVRTMALADPDLEPLWGWIRKW
- a CDS encoding RsmB/NOP family class I SAM-dependent RNA methyltransferase; protein product: MEPFLVNFAADVIRGSSQDRPTDGVLREALKADKVITKGDRRVISRAVFAYYRWKGFLPREAPIEARVEVALEFAEKFSRNQFLFSAEVLAKKAMPKWVAAHVEFRPDWLRAIQREPRLWLRARAGTARRLIKTLIDAKSARIRALPDAVEYFGNKDLYARPEFEAGEFEIQDIASQAVSVMCEPKPGETWWDACAGEGGKTLHLASLMQNQGLIWASDRAPWRLDSLKTRAARAQAFNYRAEVWDGSARLPTKAQFDGVLLDAPCTGLGTWHRNPHARWTCKPGDVAELAAVQSKLLRHAAPTVKPGGKLIYAVCTITRDETKAICDAFEQAHPEFEPLPLPNPFIEIAPPSPRWTLWPKDTGGNAMFVTAWRRKSHDDPAADAEPKAAEPVAPTQDEPPPSPLPDPAP
- the lpdA gene encoding dihydrolipoyl dehydrogenase encodes the protein MDPIQTEIAVLGAGPGGYAAAFHAADLGRRVVIVESSPRLGGVCLNAGCIPSKALLHATHAITTARESAHRGINFGAPQVDLVRLRAWKESVLTKLGAGIAQLAKARGVQVVTGTGRFTGSQTIVVQTASGEQTVRFQHAIIATGSRPALPALFDIGSPRVMTSTEALEVPDIPARLLVIGGGYIGMELATVFALLGSRIVVAEALGSILGGADADLSRLVLSWARKHLQEVRLKARVTSLTVESDTIRVAMEFDGKPTEERYERVLVAVGRAPNTNDIGLEAAGVTTDANRFISVDASQRTSSPNIFAIGDAAGGVLLAHKAAHEARVAVECLTGPPPAPTRAPVIPAVVFTDPEVAWCGLTEAEAAQRGIAVEVTRFQWGASGRAQAMDRPDGLTKLILEPKTQRVLGVGIAGHGAGELIAEGVLAVEMGATARDLGRCVHPHPTLSETLMESAEAFWGHSTHTIARKRAG